A region from the Candidatus Schekmanbacteria bacterium genome encodes:
- a CDS encoding ABC transporter ATP-binding protein, whose protein sequence is MPGAHGRGSVFLEEGDLGKAYDSKIIKRLWLFISPHKWLIIFSISLLPLVAGLQLLQPYLIKTAIDENISRGKLEGLNLIAAIFFCALIGQYLVTFLQQYLLQLSGQRIILDLRTKLFSHMQRLPLSFFDKNPVGRVVTRLTSDVEALNEMFTSGLASFIGDAFMLCGIMIAMLLLNVKLALVTLLVIPFLAVIAAFFRIKGRKAYRNIRTKTALVNSYLEENLSGIEIVRLFRREKRNFNEFQNYNRELRQANISSVFYDSFLYASVELIGSIGVAIIIWYGGGQILQKTLTFGVLVAFLEYLQKFFVPIRDLSAKYAIMQQAMAASERILKLFDEEEEDLSKGVSKVESLKGKIEFKNISFSYNKGERVIKNFSLTIQPGEKVAIVGATGAGKSTLLKLLLRFYEPDEGTILIDDVDISHLSRQWIRKNIGVVPQDIFLFAGNIEENIRLSNNSVTEKELIENIRKARADRVIEKLKLGLKESVSERGNNFSSGEKQLLSFARVLTFNPHILILDEATSNIDAETEHLIQEGLKELLKGRTSIVIAHRLSTVRYADRIAVMHHGELRELGSHEELLKRKGIYYRLYRYQGGIEEMRNQRVNL, encoded by the coding sequence ATGCCTGGTGCTCATGGAAGAGGAAGTGTTTTTTTGGAGGAAGGCGATTTAGGTAAGGCATATGATTCTAAAATTATAAAACGGCTTTGGCTTTTCATCTCTCCTCATAAGTGGCTTATTATATTTTCAATTTCGCTTCTGCCTCTCGTTGCAGGATTACAGTTGTTGCAGCCCTATTTAATCAAAACTGCAATCGATGAAAACATTTCACGGGGGAAGCTTGAAGGTCTTAACCTGATTGCCGCAATTTTCTTCTGCGCATTGATAGGCCAATATTTAGTAACCTTTCTTCAACAGTATTTACTTCAATTATCAGGACAAAGGATTATTCTCGACTTGAGGACTAAGCTCTTTTCTCATATGCAGCGTCTTCCGCTATCTTTTTTTGATAAAAATCCTGTTGGCAGAGTGGTAACTCGTCTTACTTCTGATGTAGAAGCCTTAAATGAAATGTTTACTTCTGGTTTAGCTTCATTTATAGGCGATGCCTTTATGCTTTGCGGAATAATGATTGCTATGCTTCTTCTGAATGTCAAACTTGCATTGGTGACTTTATTGGTAATTCCTTTTCTTGCTGTAATAGCGGCTTTTTTCAGAATAAAAGGAAGGAAGGCATATAGAAATATCCGCACTAAAACGGCATTGGTTAATTCTTATTTGGAAGAGAATCTTTCCGGAATTGAAATAGTTAGGTTATTTAGAAGAGAAAAGAGAAATTTTAATGAATTTCAAAACTATAACAGAGAGCTTAGACAAGCCAATATTTCTTCTGTTTTTTATGATTCCTTTCTATATGCATCTGTTGAATTGATAGGGTCAATTGGTGTTGCAATTATAATTTGGTATGGAGGCGGTCAGATCCTCCAAAAAACTCTTACATTCGGTGTATTGGTTGCTTTCCTTGAATATCTTCAGAAGTTTTTTGTGCCTATCCGAGATTTATCTGCCAAGTATGCTATTATGCAGCAGGCAATGGCTGCTTCGGAAAGGATTTTGAAGCTTTTTGATGAAGAAGAAGAGGATTTGTCAAAAGGCGTAAGTAAGGTTGAATCACTCAAAGGGAAAATAGAATTTAAAAATATTTCCTTTTCCTATAATAAAGGAGAGCGGGTTATTAAAAACTTTTCGCTTACGATTCAGCCTGGAGAAAAAGTAGCTATAGTAGGTGCCACTGGAGCCGGGAAATCAACACTTTTGAAATTGCTCTTGCGTTTCTATGAGCCTGATGAAGGGACTATTCTAATCGATGATGTAGATATCAGTCATTTGAGCAGACAGTGGATTAGAAAAAATATTGGAGTAGTTCCTCAAGATATTTTCCTTTTTGCGGGAAATATTGAGGAAAATATACGACTGTCGAATAATTCTGTTACAGAAAAAGAGCTGATTGAGAACATTAGAAAGGCAAGAGCAGACAGAGTGATAGAAAAATTAAAATTAGGACTGAAAGAATCAGTTTCTGAAAGAGGGAATAATTTTTCAAGCGGGGAAAAACAGCTTCTATCCTTTGCCCGTGTTTTGACATTTAATCCTCATATTCTTATCCTCGACGAAGCTACTTCAAATATTGATGCAGAGACAGAACATCTTATTCAGGAGGGGTTGAAAGAATTATTGAAAGGAAGAACATCTATTGTGATTGCACATCGGCTTTCAACAGTAAGGTATGCTGACAGGATTGCTGTAATGCATCATGGAGAACTCAGAGAATTGGGAAGTCATGAAGAGCTGTTGAAAAGAAAGGGAATTTATTACAGGCTTTATAGGTATCAGGGTGGAATTGAAGAAATGCGTAATCAGAGAGTCAACCTATAA